One Miscanthus floridulus cultivar M001 chromosome 11, ASM1932011v1, whole genome shotgun sequence DNA window includes the following coding sequences:
- the LOC136494150 gene encoding uncharacterized protein isoform X2 has protein sequence MEKENPQLHSRDLQDDATAASVVSSEQRPQPHLCIDIPADNLPTPTQGGMSITPPSSRRGHQTGSNIPSTPVSSSSSSSRPSRPPLHSPSFMLRQTVKSLLPAGSFKSSAVSKLFSATKVMARTSSLPLEDAHALSSSQPQPPVQPKPGAAVHHICRSQSLPMNMKKLNNAKSFKRMDSLGGMYRVVPSTPRAPVVDPDIVPSHSGTTGGGGHDDDGGEDIPEEEAVCRICMVELSEGSDTLIKLECSCKGELALAHRDCAVKWFSIKGTRTCEVCKQDVQNLPVTLLRVQSIQQRDLMNLGGGSTARYDRYRVWHGTPILVIVSILAYFCFLEELLVAHDGIAALAISLPFSCILGLFSSLTTTSMVARRYVWIYAAVQFLLVVFFTHLFYRYLHLQAVISIILATFAGFGVGMAGNSIVIEILRWRARRVAPPTQQARRHRRARAPQQQHPPTASDSDQPSSQPSAADVGVGGAGQHDATAAAGDVENPAVPQA, from the exons ATGGAGAAGGAGAATCCGCAGCTGCATAGCAGGGACCTGCAG GACGACGCCACTGCAGCAAGTGTTGTTTCATCCGAGCAACGGCCGCAGCCACATCTCTGCATCGACATCCCGGCAGACAACCTCCCGACGCCGACGCAAGGCGGCATGAGCATCACCCCACCTTCCAGCAGGAGGGGGCACCAGACAGGCAGCAACATCCCCAGCACGCCCGTTTCTTCCTCCAGCTCCAGCAGCAGGCCCAGCAGGCCGCCTCTGCACTCGCCGTCCTTCATGCTGAGGCAGACGGTGAAGAGCCTGCTCCCGGCGGGGAGCTTCAAGTCGTCGGCCGTCTCCAAGCTGTTCAGCGCCACCAAGGTGATGGCCAGGACGTCGTCGCTCCCGCTGGAAGATGCTCATGCTCTGTCGTCGTCACAGCCACAGCCACCAGTTCAGCCGAAACCAGGTGCAGCAGTGCACCACATCTGCCGCTCGCAGTCCCTCCCCATGAACATGAAGAAGCTGAACAACGCCAAGAGCTTCAAGCGGATGGACTCGCTAGGCGGCATGTACCGCGTCGTCCCTTCCACGCCCAGAGCCCCTGTCGTCGACCCTGACATAGTGCCTTCACACTCAG GgacgaccggcggcggcggccacgacgacgacggcggcgaggaCATCCCGGAGGAGGAGGCGGTGTGCCGGATCTGCATGGTGGAGCTGTCGGAAGGCAGCGACACCCTCATCAAGCTGGAGTGCTCGTGCAAGGGCGAGCTGGCGCTGGCGCACAGGGACTGCGCCGTCAAGTGGTTCAGCATCAAGGGCACCAGGACCTGCGAGGTGTGCAAGCAGGACGTGCAGAACCTCCCCGTCACCCTGCTGCGTGTGCAGAGCATTCAGCAGCGCGACCTGATGAATCTCGGCGGAGGGAGCACGGCCAGATACGATCGGTACAG AGTGTGGCATGGGACGCCTATCCTTGTAATCGTAAGCATCCTGGCCTACTTCTGCTTCTTGGAAGAATTACTG GTGGCCCATGACGGCATTGCTGCGCTGGCTATATCGCTGCCCTTCTCATGTATCCTGGGCCTCTTCTCATCCTTGACCACCACAAGCATGG TGGCAAGAAGATACGTATGGATCTACGCGGCAGTTCAGTTCCTCTTGGTCGTCTTCTTCACCCATCTCTTCTACAGATAT CTCCATTTGCAGGCCGTGATATCCATCATCCTGGCGACCTTCGCCGGTTTCGGCGTGGGCATGGCCGGCAACTCGATCGTCATTGAGATACTACGGTGGAGGGCGAGGCGGGTGGCGCCTCCTACCCAGCAGGCTCGCCGTCACCGCAGGGCGCGTGCACCTCAGCAGCAACATCCTCCGACGGCGTCTGATTCTGATCAACCTTCCAGTCAGCCTTCAGCTGCAGACGTGGGAGTGGGGGGAGCGGGACAGCACGACGCCACGGCCGCCGCCGGCGATGTTGAGAACCCAGCCGTCCCTCAGGCATAG
- the LOC136494150 gene encoding uncharacterized protein isoform X1, which yields MEKENPQLHSRDLQDDATAASVVSSEQRPQPHLCIDIPADNLPTPTQGGMSITPPSSRRGHQTGSNIPSTPVSSSSSSSRPSRPPLHSPSFMLRQTVKSLLPAGSFKSSAVSKLFSATKVMARTSSLPLEDAHALSSSQPQPPVQPKPGAAVHHICRSQSLPMNMKKLNNAKSFKRMDSLGGMYRVVPSTPRAPVVDPDIVPSHSGTTGGGGHDDDGGEDIPEEEAVCRICMVELSEGSDTLIKLECSCKGELALAHRDCAVKWFSIKGTRTCEVCKQDVQNLPVTLLRVQSIQQRDLMNLGGGSTARYDRYRVWHGTPILVIVSILAYFCFLEELLVAHDGIAALAISLPFSCILGLFSSLTTTSMEIRASHDTYQNLALRAVARRYVWIYAAVQFLLVVFFTHLFYRYLHLQAVISIILATFAGFGVGMAGNSIVIEILRWRARRVAPPTQQARRHRRARAPQQQHPPTASDSDQPSSQPSAADVGVGGAGQHDATAAAGDVENPAVPQA from the exons ATGGAGAAGGAGAATCCGCAGCTGCATAGCAGGGACCTGCAG GACGACGCCACTGCAGCAAGTGTTGTTTCATCCGAGCAACGGCCGCAGCCACATCTCTGCATCGACATCCCGGCAGACAACCTCCCGACGCCGACGCAAGGCGGCATGAGCATCACCCCACCTTCCAGCAGGAGGGGGCACCAGACAGGCAGCAACATCCCCAGCACGCCCGTTTCTTCCTCCAGCTCCAGCAGCAGGCCCAGCAGGCCGCCTCTGCACTCGCCGTCCTTCATGCTGAGGCAGACGGTGAAGAGCCTGCTCCCGGCGGGGAGCTTCAAGTCGTCGGCCGTCTCCAAGCTGTTCAGCGCCACCAAGGTGATGGCCAGGACGTCGTCGCTCCCGCTGGAAGATGCTCATGCTCTGTCGTCGTCACAGCCACAGCCACCAGTTCAGCCGAAACCAGGTGCAGCAGTGCACCACATCTGCCGCTCGCAGTCCCTCCCCATGAACATGAAGAAGCTGAACAACGCCAAGAGCTTCAAGCGGATGGACTCGCTAGGCGGCATGTACCGCGTCGTCCCTTCCACGCCCAGAGCCCCTGTCGTCGACCCTGACATAGTGCCTTCACACTCAG GgacgaccggcggcggcggccacgacgacgacggcggcgaggaCATCCCGGAGGAGGAGGCGGTGTGCCGGATCTGCATGGTGGAGCTGTCGGAAGGCAGCGACACCCTCATCAAGCTGGAGTGCTCGTGCAAGGGCGAGCTGGCGCTGGCGCACAGGGACTGCGCCGTCAAGTGGTTCAGCATCAAGGGCACCAGGACCTGCGAGGTGTGCAAGCAGGACGTGCAGAACCTCCCCGTCACCCTGCTGCGTGTGCAGAGCATTCAGCAGCGCGACCTGATGAATCTCGGCGGAGGGAGCACGGCCAGATACGATCGGTACAG AGTGTGGCATGGGACGCCTATCCTTGTAATCGTAAGCATCCTGGCCTACTTCTGCTTCTTGGAAGAATTACTG GTGGCCCATGACGGCATTGCTGCGCTGGCTATATCGCTGCCCTTCTCATGTATCCTGGGCCTCTTCTCATCCTTGACCACCACAAGCATGG AAATCAGAGCTAGCCATGATACATATCAGAACCTTGCATTGCGTGCAGTGGCAAGAAGATACGTATGGATCTACGCGGCAGTTCAGTTCCTCTTGGTCGTCTTCTTCACCCATCTCTTCTACAGATAT CTCCATTTGCAGGCCGTGATATCCATCATCCTGGCGACCTTCGCCGGTTTCGGCGTGGGCATGGCCGGCAACTCGATCGTCATTGAGATACTACGGTGGAGGGCGAGGCGGGTGGCGCCTCCTACCCAGCAGGCTCGCCGTCACCGCAGGGCGCGTGCACCTCAGCAGCAACATCCTCCGACGGCGTCTGATTCTGATCAACCTTCCAGTCAGCCTTCAGCTGCAGACGTGGGAGTGGGGGGAGCGGGACAGCACGACGCCACGGCCGCCGCCGGCGATGTTGAGAACCCAGCCGTCCCTCAGGCATAG
- the LOC136494150 gene encoding uncharacterized protein isoform X3, translated as MSITPPSSRRGHQTGSNIPSTPVSSSSSSSRPSRPPLHSPSFMLRQTVKSLLPAGSFKSSAVSKLFSATKVMARTSSLPLEDAHALSSSQPQPPVQPKPGAAVHHICRSQSLPMNMKKLNNAKSFKRMDSLGGMYRVVPSTPRAPVVDPDIVPSHSGTTGGGGHDDDGGEDIPEEEAVCRICMVELSEGSDTLIKLECSCKGELALAHRDCAVKWFSIKGTRTCEVCKQDVQNLPVTLLRVQSIQQRDLMNLGGGSTARYDRYRVWHGTPILVIVSILAYFCFLEELLVAHDGIAALAISLPFSCILGLFSSLTTTSMEIRASHDTYQNLALRAVARRYVWIYAAVQFLLVVFFTHLFYRYLHLQAVISIILATFAGFGVGMAGNSIVIEILRWRARRVAPPTQQARRHRRARAPQQQHPPTASDSDQPSSQPSAADVGVGGAGQHDATAAAGDVENPAVPQA; from the exons ATGAGCATCACCCCACCTTCCAGCAGGAGGGGGCACCAGACAGGCAGCAACATCCCCAGCACGCCCGTTTCTTCCTCCAGCTCCAGCAGCAGGCCCAGCAGGCCGCCTCTGCACTCGCCGTCCTTCATGCTGAGGCAGACGGTGAAGAGCCTGCTCCCGGCGGGGAGCTTCAAGTCGTCGGCCGTCTCCAAGCTGTTCAGCGCCACCAAGGTGATGGCCAGGACGTCGTCGCTCCCGCTGGAAGATGCTCATGCTCTGTCGTCGTCACAGCCACAGCCACCAGTTCAGCCGAAACCAGGTGCAGCAGTGCACCACATCTGCCGCTCGCAGTCCCTCCCCATGAACATGAAGAAGCTGAACAACGCCAAGAGCTTCAAGCGGATGGACTCGCTAGGCGGCATGTACCGCGTCGTCCCTTCCACGCCCAGAGCCCCTGTCGTCGACCCTGACATAGTGCCTTCACACTCAG GgacgaccggcggcggcggccacgacgacgacggcggcgaggaCATCCCGGAGGAGGAGGCGGTGTGCCGGATCTGCATGGTGGAGCTGTCGGAAGGCAGCGACACCCTCATCAAGCTGGAGTGCTCGTGCAAGGGCGAGCTGGCGCTGGCGCACAGGGACTGCGCCGTCAAGTGGTTCAGCATCAAGGGCACCAGGACCTGCGAGGTGTGCAAGCAGGACGTGCAGAACCTCCCCGTCACCCTGCTGCGTGTGCAGAGCATTCAGCAGCGCGACCTGATGAATCTCGGCGGAGGGAGCACGGCCAGATACGATCGGTACAG AGTGTGGCATGGGACGCCTATCCTTGTAATCGTAAGCATCCTGGCCTACTTCTGCTTCTTGGAAGAATTACTG GTGGCCCATGACGGCATTGCTGCGCTGGCTATATCGCTGCCCTTCTCATGTATCCTGGGCCTCTTCTCATCCTTGACCACCACAAGCATGG AAATCAGAGCTAGCCATGATACATATCAGAACCTTGCATTGCGTGCAGTGGCAAGAAGATACGTATGGATCTACGCGGCAGTTCAGTTCCTCTTGGTCGTCTTCTTCACCCATCTCTTCTACAGATAT CTCCATTTGCAGGCCGTGATATCCATCATCCTGGCGACCTTCGCCGGTTTCGGCGTGGGCATGGCCGGCAACTCGATCGTCATTGAGATACTACGGTGGAGGGCGAGGCGGGTGGCGCCTCCTACCCAGCAGGCTCGCCGTCACCGCAGGGCGCGTGCACCTCAGCAGCAACATCCTCCGACGGCGTCTGATTCTGATCAACCTTCCAGTCAGCCTTCAGCTGCAGACGTGGGAGTGGGGGGAGCGGGACAGCACGACGCCACGGCCGCCGCCGGCGATGTTGAGAACCCAGCCGTCCCTCAGGCATAG